The proteins below come from a single candidate division KSB1 bacterium genomic window:
- a CDS encoding fused MFS/spermidine synthase, protein MFTKITKAKKIYTHYSKNENIEVWEIGRHRWMTFGKEVQSIIDLDEPGQLPAPFSRAMLASLMFVETPLSVLLIGMGGGSIARYFHNRDVNIKGDVIEWSATVVDIARKFFDFPDEGKGWEVINSDARDYLKTTNCEYEMILVDISEDNRAPAWISNRIYLMHFKRHLALKGVVVFNLLIYDENTFMDCLWNIRQVFEQRTVCLTAPGSQNTMVFAFNEHPRYGDIEKIKARVPYLQQKWGLRFEEFLERLCIDNPVGSGVL, encoded by the coding sequence ATGTTTACTAAGATTACTAAAGCTAAAAAAATTTATACGCACTATTCCAAAAATGAAAATATAGAAGTGTGGGAAATAGGAAGACACCGCTGGATGACTTTTGGTAAGGAGGTGCAGTCTATTATTGACTTAGATGAACCCGGTCAGCTTCCAGCGCCATTTAGCCGGGCAATGCTTGCTTCGTTAATGTTTGTTGAGACACCACTGAGTGTTTTATTAATAGGAATGGGCGGCGGTTCTATTGCTCGATATTTTCATAATCGAGATGTCAATATTAAAGGAGACGTAATCGAATGGTCAGCGACCGTTGTAGATATTGCACGTAAATTTTTTGATTTCCCTGATGAGGGTAAAGGCTGGGAGGTCATTAATTCAGATGCCAGAGATTATTTAAAGACTACAAACTGTGAATATGAAATGATTTTAGTTGATATATCTGAGGATAATCGAGCGCCAGCCTGGATATCGAATAGGATTTATCTTATGCATTTCAAGAGGCATCTGGCCCTTAAAGGGGTGGTGGTGTTTAATCTATTAATCTATGATGAAAACACGTTTATGGACTGTTTATGGAATATCCGTCAAGTATTTGAACAGCGAACGGTTTGTCTTACGGCCCCAGGTAGTCAAAACACTATGGTATTTGCTTTTAATGAACACCCTCGATATGGTGATATTGAAAAAATAAAAGCCCGTGTCCCTTATCTGCAACAAAAGTGGGGCTTGCGGTTCGAAGAGTTTCTTGAACGGTTATGTATAGATAATCCAGTTGGAAGCGGGGTGCTTTAA
- a CDS encoding class I SAM-dependent methyltransferase, with amino-acid sequence MKSPSRNSNYISALRFNWLTSIYDPLIRWTIRGEKFKRKLLEQTNILPGHKVLDLGCGTATLTLKIKNACPEANVFGLDGDPNVLKIASAKAVKANIAIQLNQGMSFNLPYTDNKFDTVVSSLFFHHLTRENKLRTMAEIKRVLKPTGELHLVDWGKPKNFLMRAAFYLVQMLDGFETTADNVAGLLPELLRASTFKDVRVTNQMTTIVGTLSYYRAD; translated from the coding sequence ATGAAGTCCCCCTCCAGAAATTCAAATTATATCTCTGCCTTAAGATTCAATTGGCTCACTTCGATATATGATCCGCTCATTCGTTGGACAATCCGGGGGGAGAAATTCAAGCGTAAGCTACTTGAGCAAACTAACATTTTACCCGGCCATAAAGTTCTCGATCTCGGCTGTGGTACAGCTACACTCACCCTGAAAATTAAAAACGCTTGTCCTGAAGCTAATGTCTTTGGACTGGATGGTGACCCCAACGTTCTTAAAATCGCCAGTGCCAAAGCTGTGAAAGCAAATATTGCCATTCAGTTAAATCAAGGTATGTCGTTCAACTTACCTTATACAGATAATAAATTTGACACAGTCGTTTCGAGCCTATTTTTTCATCACTTGACGCGAGAGAACAAACTCCGTACTATGGCTGAAATCAAGCGAGTGCTCAAACCTACCGGTGAACTGCATCTGGTGGATTGGGGCAAACCTAAGAATTTCCTGATGCGGGCTGCATTCTACCTGGTACAGATGTTGGATGGTTTTGAAACAACAGCGGATAACGTTGCGGGTTTATTGCCTGAACTGTTACGCGCATCAACTTTTAAAGACGTGCGTGTTACAAATCAGATGACGACGATTGTTGGCACTCTTTCGTATTATCGAGCAGATTAA